Proteins encoded by one window of Antechinus flavipes isolate AdamAnt ecotype Samford, QLD, Australia chromosome 4, AdamAnt_v2, whole genome shotgun sequence:
- the HES6 gene encoding transcription cofactor HES-6, with protein MAPSFRPSRSRPGREEEDFWEAKGDRKARKPLVEKKRRARINESLQELRLILADAEFQMKMENAEVLELTVKRVQGVLQSRSLESDKLHREASERFAAGYIQCMHEVHTFVSTCPGIDAAIAAELLNHLLESMPLNEGAGFQALLGDVLGEAAAAGPGGGLWPGGDGLGSPGGPLSPLPSPLSLSPSEDICSDLEEASEVELSQVAQEGPEPALCIPSGLPSSAVSKCMWRPW; from the exons ATGGCCCCGTCTTTCCGGCCCAGCCGAAGCCGCCCCGGGCGGGAAGAGGAGGACTTCTGGGAGGCGAAGGGAGACCGAAAG GCCAGGAAGCCGCTGGTAGAGAAGAAACGGAGAGCCCGGATAAACGAGAGCCTGCAGGAGCTGCGCTTGATCCTAGCTGACGCCGAG TTTCAGATGAAGATGGAGAACGCGGAGGTGCTGGAGCTCACGGTAAAGCGGGTGCAGGGCGTCCTGCAGAGCCGGTCCCTGG AATCGGACAAACTCCATCGGGAGGCCAGCGAACGCTTCGCAGCCGGCTACATCCAGTGCATGCACGAGGTCCACACCTTCGTCTCCACTTGCCCGGGCATCGACGCCGCCATCGCCGCCGAGCTCCTCAACCACCTGCTGGAGTCCATGCCCCTCAACGAAGGCGCCGGCTTCCAAGCCCTGCTGGGAGACGTCCTGGGGGAGGCCGCGGCCGCCGGCCCCGGGGGCGGCCTCTGGCCCGGGGGAGACGGCTTGGGCTCCCCCGGGGGCCCCTTGTCCCCACTGCCCAGTCCTCTGTCGCTGTCACCCAGTGAGGACATTTGCTCTGACCTAGAAGAGGCCTCAGAGGTAGAACTGAGCCAGGTGGCCCAGGAAGGGCCGGAGCCTGCCCTCTGCATCCCCAGCGGCTTGCCTTCCTCGGCCGTGTCCAAGTGCATGTGGAGACCTTGGTGA